A window from Schistosoma haematobium chromosome 3, whole genome shotgun sequence encodes these proteins:
- a CDS encoding hypothetical protein (EggNog:ENOG4103759~COG:S~BUSCO:EOG091G0NTO), producing MVTINHERYDRSPFMESRNSSPTRRSYGENAVRHNADSTHRGYEVSRHSYKDKHDLSESYSKSKSPSLSISHKNEGRHRKTNEFNHHQTPEFWERRRKMRERSGASVNTQIWESNPPKEDSDSDNDQHTISGQAFGPSLPTDFKIPDNRDTSYSHKKLKHKNHSHHHHRSHKHSKRHKKETKKSNRLRKQKRKNKHASRTSSSSSSSESEVDSEDEKKQFIKQMKDKKRELERKRAQEEEEVEAVGPMLPTAEHSSLIPLDYGRALLPGEGAAMAAYIAEGKRIPRRGEIGLTPEEIESFEKEGYVMSGSRHRRMEAVRLRKENQIYSADEKRALEHFNHAERAKREAKLQAQFKALIKRKLEDKQAAPPPS from the coding sequence ATGGTGACAATCAATCATGAAAGGTATGACAGGTCTCCTTTCATGGAGTCACGAAATTCCAGTCCTACTCGAAGATCTTATGGTGAAAATGCAGTTAGACATAATGCCGATTCCACACACAGAGGTTATGAAGTTAGTCGACATTCTTACAAGGATAAACATGATCTCAGTGAAAGTTATTCCAAATCAAAATCTCCATCCTTGTCAATTAGTCATAAAAATGAAGGTCGTCATCGTAAAACCAATGAATTTAATCATCATCAAACGCCAGAATTTTGGGAGCGACGTCGTAAAATGCGTGAGCGTTCTGGTGCTTCTGTAAACACACAGATATGGGAGTCAAACCCACCTAAAGAGGATTCTGATTCAGATAACGACCAGCATACAATTTCTGGACAAGCTTTCGGACCTAGTCTTCCAACAGATTTCAAAATACCAGACAACCGTGATACTTCTTATTCTCATAAAAAGCTCAAGCATAAGAACCACagccatcatcatcatcggtCACATAAACACTCCAAAAGgcataaaaaagaaacaaaaaagagCAATAGACTCAGAAAACAAAAGCGGAAGAATAAACATGCTAGTCGCACATCCTCTTCCTCATCATCTTCAGAATCTGAAGTAGATAGTGAAGATGAAAAGAAACAATTTATTAAACAAATGAAGGATAAGAAACGTGAACTAGAACGTAAACGTGCACAAGAGGAAGAGGAAGTAGAAGCTGTTGGCCCAATGTTACCTACTGCTGAACATTCCAGCTTAATTCCGTTAGACTATGGCCGAGCATTATTACCGGGCGAAGGTGCAGCAATGGCAGCTTATATTGCCGAAGGTAAACGTATACCACGACGTGGTGAAATCGGTCTAACCCCAGAAGAGATTGAATCGTTTGAAAAAGAGGGTTATGTCATGTCAGGTAGTCGTCATCGTCGTATGGAAGCTGTTCGTTTGCGTAAAGAGAACCAGATATACTCAGCCGATGAGAAACGTGCTTTAGAACATTTTAACCATGCTGAGCGTGCTAAACGTGAAGCGAAATTGCAGGCTCAATTTAAGGCATTGATTAAACGAAAGTTAGAAGACAAACAAGCTGCTCCTCCGCCAAGTTAA